The DNA region GCCCCCGGAGTCAGCGCCAGCGCGCTGGCCGCGTTCAAGCACTTCCGCGAGAGGAGTTCGATGGAAGAGGTCGCGAAGCAGATGAACCGCGCCCGCTCAACCGTGGCCGGCTACCTGGGGGAGTTCCTCCGCCACGAGCAGGTGACCGACCCCTCGCCGTGGGTCGACCCCGAAACGGCCCGCCGGGTGGAGGCGGCCATCGAGGAGGTCGGCCTCAAGGGGCTCAGGCCGATCTACGAACAGCTTGGCGAAGAGGTGGACTACGAATCCATCAAGGTCGTGGCGACGTGCATCGCCAACCGCCAACATTCGTAGCCCAACGCATCAGCGCGGGGAGCGGCCGCGGTCACGCCGCCTGGCGCACCGCGGTGAACAGCCGGTCGAGCCGGCGGCGGCTGTTGCCCCAGTCGTACAACTGCCCGTCGATGTCGGCCTGGGCGCGTACCAGCGTGGCGGCCCCGTGACGGGCGATCAGGATCGTCATCCGGCCGGTCATGGTGAGCAGGTCGCAGGGGATCTCGGCCTGCAGCGTGCACGACTCGGGTGCTTGCTGCACGTCGCCCAACCGGCAGCCGGTGGAGGCTAGCGCGCACAGCACGCCAACCAGCACGCGCCCCGGGGGCGCGGCGAATTGTTCGTCCCGATGGCGGCCCATCTTGAGGCCGAGCTTGGCGTTGATGGGCTGGGCGATCTTCACCACCACGCTCGAGGGGACGCCGATCATGGGCTGCGTCACCGCGTCCATGATCTGCATGAACTTGTCGCCCGAGAGCCGCCCCTGGCCCTCCTGCGCGGCGCGGTCGATCCGCTGCCGCACTTCGGCGACCGCGGTCACCGCGGCGTAGTCGATCGACTGCGCCCAGTCGAAGCGGCCGGCGGGTTCCACGCCGGCCGGCTCGATCGGCGCGGGGTCGACGGGGGTCGGCTCGATCGGCCGCTGCGCGGACCGGGCCGCGACGCGCGTGCCACACTCGCCACAGAACTTGCCAGCAACGCTGGCGCCGCATTCGGTGCAGTACATGCCTCGTCCCTCGACCGACCCGAACCGAACCGCTGCGCGACGCGATCGGCGCAGCTACTTCAGTGGTATCGGTCCGGGCGAGCCGCCGGCGTCAGCCGACGGAGCGGATCTAGCAGGTTTTTACCCGGGGTGGGCGCTCGGTGGCACGCGCGTCGGCGTAACGCGCTCCGGCGGCTGACGCCGACGGCTCGCCTGAGGGGGTCACACCACCTCGGGCACGACGTAGGGCTCGCGGTATTGGCGCGTGAGCATGGCGTCGGCCTCGGGGTCGCCGACGAACGTCTCCGTCTTGGGGTTGAACTCCAACCGGCGCCCTAGCCGGTACGAGATGTTCCCCAGGTGGGCCAGCGCGCTCGACGTGTGGGCGGTCTCCACGGGACCGTTTAGCGAGGACGCGTCGCGGCTGCGGACCGCGTCGATAAAGTTCTTGAAGTGGCGGCCGAGCGGGTCGCCCTCGCTGCCGGAGGGGCCAGGCTCGCGTTTGGCGCCGAGGAAGGTCTTGTAGCCGTTGTAGCCGTTGACGGCCAAGTAGCCCTCGGTGCCGTAGAACAGGTTGCCGACGCCGACCCCCTGCTCGTCGTTGGTGTCCCAGGGGCGGACCTCGAACTCGATCATCTTCTTGGCGTCACGGTACTTGAAGCAAGAAGAAAGCAGCTCCGGGGTCTCTTTGTCGTCGTCCCACAGGAACTTGCCCCCCATGGCCTGAACCTCGTCGGGGAGCCCGACGCCCAGGCCCCACAGGCACATGTCGGTCTCGTGGACCCCTTGGTTGGCGACGTCGCCGTTGCCGTAGTCCCAGTGCCAGTGCCAGTTGTAGTGCACGTAGCGCTCGGAGTAGGGCCGCTCCTGCGCCGGGCCCTGCCACAGGTCCCAGTTCAGCGTCTTGGGGGGAGTGGCGTTGGGCTTGTTGCCGATCGACGGACGCCGGCGGTAGACCAGGCCCCGGGCCAGGTAGACGTCGCCGATCACCCCGTCGCGCATCTTCTGGACGGCTTCCTGCAGCGCCGGGTTGCTGCGCAGCTGCACGCCGTGCTGCACGATGCGGTCGTACCGCTTGGCCGCCTCGATCATCTTGCGGCCCTCGAACAGGTTGTGCGAGCCGGGCTTCTCGACGTACACGTCTTTGCCCGCCTGGCAGGCCCAGATCGTGGCCAGCGTGTGCCAGTGGTTCGGCGTGGCGACGCTCACCACGTCGACGTCCTTGCGGTCGTTCACCTTGCGGAGGTCGGTCTCGGTTGCCACCTTGCGGCCGTACTTCTTCTCGAAGTCTTCTGCGGCCTTGCGGAGCACTACCTCGTCTGGGTCGCAAAGAACCGCCACCTCGACCCCGGGGACCCTTTCGAGGTGCTCAACGTGCGTCCTCCCCCGTCCGTGCAGGCCCAGCACCGCGGCGCGGATGGTTGAGTTGGCGTCCGTACGGGCAGGGGCGGCGATGGCGGACGCGGCGACCGCGGCGGCGCTCGATTGCAGGAAAACTCGGCGGGTAGCAGGCATGGCATTGAAGAGGGTTGAAGAGTGAGTGAATCAGTGAGTGCGTGAGCCGGGTCGTCCCCGATACGACTCGCGCGGATTGCGTTGTTAGGCGCCTAGTAGGGCCGACGCGGCTGCGTGCGTTCCCCACGCCGCAACATACGCCAGCACGCTCATGTAGGCGAGCTGCAGCGCCGGCCAGGTCCACGTCCCGGTCTCACGCCAGGTGACCGCTTGGGTCGGCAGGCACTGCATCGCCAGCACATAGAATACCAACAAACTCAGGCAGGTGGGAACATTGAAGGCGGGTCCCCCCCCGGGGCCGCGGGCGGCCCGCATCTTGGCCAGCAGCGAGGGCTGGTCGTCGGCGCCGTCGTCTCCCATGCCGTACAGCACCGACAGGGACGAGACGATCGCCTCGCGGGCCGCGAACGAGCTGACCACGCCGATGCTCATCCGCCAGTCGAAGCCCAGCGGGTCGAACACGGGCTGGACAAACCGCCCGATGGCGCCGGCAAACGACCGCTCGAGCTGGGCCTGGCCGATCAGGGCCTGGGCGGCGGGGTCGTCCCCCTGCTGGCGGAGCTGGGCGACCTGCGCCTGCACCTCGGACGGCAGCTCTGACTCCGGCGTGCGGGGGAAGGTAGCCAGCGCCCACATCACCAGGCAGATCAGCAGGATGGTAGTCCCGGCGTTGCGGATGAACGCCCACGCGCGGTCCATGGTCACCAGCAACGCGTCGCGGAGCGACGGGCGGCGGTAGTTGGGCAGCTCGATCACCAGCGGGCGGGGCTGGCCCTTGAGGATCGTCTTGCGGAACACCCACGCCATGCCGAACGCCGCGGCCGCGCCCAGGGCGTAGCAGCCGGCGAACACCGCGGCCTGCGTCAGCGGGCTGCCGGGGAACAGCAGCCCCACCATCAACGCGTACACAGGCACCCGCGCGCTGCAGGTCAGCAGCGGCAGCACCATGATCGTCACCAGCCGGTCGCGGCGGTCTTCGATCACGCGGGAGGCCATGATCGCGGGGATCGCGCAGGCGTGGGCGGAGAGCATCGGCACAAACGCCTTGCCGGGCAGGCCCACACGCCGCATCAGCTTGTCCATCACCAGCGACGCACGCGACAGGTAGCCGGAGTCCTCCAGCAACGCCAGCGCAAAGAACAGCAGACAGATCTGCGGCAAGAAGATCAGCATCCCGCCCACGCCGCCGATCACGCCGTCTGCCACGAAGCTCTGCATCACACCCGGGGGCATCACCTGCTGGGTCCAGCCGCCGGCCCACGCGAACGCGGCGTCCATCCAGGCCATGGGGAACTGGGCCACCCAGAACACCAGCACGAAAAAGCCGGTCATCACCAGCGCAAACGCGCCCAGGCCGATCACCGGGTGGGTGAACAGCGTGTCGAGCGCGTCGGTCATGGCCGCCGCGCGGGGGCTCGTTTCGACGACCGACGCGCGGGTGACCCCTTCGGCCCAGTGGAAACGGGCGGTGTAGCCGCAGCCGCCGCAGGTGGTGCACGCGCAGGAGTGGGGCGCCGAGACCGGCACGGGGCGTTCGGCCAGCAGGGCCGTGATGGCGGACTGTAGTTCGGGGATCCCCGAGCCGGTGCGGGCAGAGACCGCCACGAGCGTGCAGCCAAGTTCTTGAGAGAGCTTCCGCAGGTCGATCCGCACGCCCAGCCGATCGGCCAGGTCGGTGAGGTTGAGCGCGACGATCGTCGGCAGACCGAGCTCCAGCGCCTGAGACACCAGCGGGAGGTTCCGCTCGAGGTTGGTGGAGTCGACCACCACCACCAGCGCGTCGGGCCGGGGGACGCGGGCCTCTTCGCCACGCAGCACGGCGACGGCGACGGCCTCGTCTGGCGACGACGGCTCGAGGCTGTAGACGCCGGGCAGGTCGATGAGCGTCGCGGGGGCGCCACCCAGCTCGATCCGCGCGCGGCGGTGCTCAACGGTGGTGCCGGGGAAGTTTGCCGTGTGGGCCCGCAGCCCGGTGAGCCGGTTGAAGAGCGAGGTCTTGCCGGCGTTGGGGTTGCCCAGCAGCGCTACGCACGGCAGCGCAGCCTGATCGACCACGGGGAGGGTGAGCGCCGGATCGGGCTTGGTAGACATGGCGCCAACGGGCAGCCGATTAAGGACCAGACGGGCGGCCGGCTCAGGCCGCGGGGACAACCGGCACGGCGGCCACCAGCACGGCGGCGGCCAGGTGCGACGCGACGCCGATCCGCGAACCGAGCACGCGTACGATCAACGGGTCGCTGGCCCGCATCACTTCAACCGATCGCCCCGCGCAGAGGCCAAGGGACTTCAGGCGAACCGCGTCGGACGCAGCGGCATCGACAGAAACCACGACCGCACGCCCCCCGCGGGGGAGCTGAGACATTGGGATCGATTCGGCTGGGGTCATCTTGGCGGGAGGTGGAGTTGCTCGGGTGATTATGAGACTCGTTCTCAAGATGCACCAGAGTATACGAAGGGCCGACGCGGGCAGCAATCCCTGACGCACCCCGGCCTGCCGCCCCGGAGCGACCGGCAACGCGGCCAGAAAACCCAGGGAACAGGCGATCGGCAGGGATTCTCGAAGGATTATCGACCTACGCCGGGGGCAAAATCGAGCGTGGGGGCGCCGCTTGCAGCGCAGGTCAATCTGGAAGTTGCACAACGTACGACCCGGTGAACGCGACATCTGGTTCCTCCGGGCCCGAGACCTCGACGATCAAGTCGAGCTTGGCCTGGCGTTTGTCGAGCAGCATCTCGACGAAGTAGCCCATCAAATCGGCCGGAACCGGGTGGCAGCGGGCGATGATCAGCGGGCTATCGACCGGCCGGCGGTACTTGATGGCGCTGCGCCGGGCGACGATCGAGGCCTGGTCTTGCAGCCCCATCGATCGAACTTGCAGGTACGTGGCGCCCCAACCGGCGATCGTGCACAGGGCGTTCAGGCTCCCCGCGAAGGCCGTGCGGTGGTGGTTGCGGTTCTCCTCCAGGGGCATACCGATCACCAGCCCCTCGGCGCCCGCAGAGCGTACCCGCATCCCCATCCGGGCGGTCATGGGGATCTCTCGCTCGATCAGCGCCTGTAGCTCCGCGAGCTCGCCCGAGAGGGGGGGTGAAGAGTCTTCAGGTTCCACCATCGCGCCGTCCCAGATCGCTCAGAAAGCCAGTCCGGCCCTAATCTAGCCGATGGTGGGTCGAGGCTCTAGCTCGGGTCGATTACGGATGAATGCCGCGAAAAGGCACAAGAAAACGCAAAGAGAAAGCCCGCGATGGCGGCAGGCGCCGCCATCGCGAGCTTCTTTTTTTGTGCTTCTTCGTGCCTTTTCGTGGCTATCCTTCCCTTAGGAATGCGCCGCGATCCACTCCTTCATGTCGTGCGGCGTGTCGTCCTCGCGGCGCATCGTGGGGAGCAGTTCCTGCATGAAGCGGTCGGCGTCGCACAGGTCGGCGACCGAGTCGACCACGTAGTCGGGCTGGTAGGCGAAGCGTTTCAGGTCGTCCCGCTTGGTGGTGCCGGTGAGCACCAGAACGGTGCGGTAGCCCATCTGTACGCCGCCGAGGATATCGGTCTCCATCGTGTCGCCGATCATGATGGTCTCGCTGGTGGCCATCCCCATCTCCTTGCGGGCGGTGCGCATCATCACGGGGCTCGGCTTGCCCACGCTAAACGCCTTGACCCCGGTGGCGACCTCGATCAGCGACACAATCGCCCCGCAGCCGGGGCGGGTGCCGGTCATCGTGGGGCAGTTGGGGTCCAGGTTCGTAGCGATCAGCTTGGCGCCGTCCAGCACCATCTGCACGGCCTGCTCGAGCATCTCGAAGCTGAGCGTACGGCCCTCGCCCACCACCACGTAGTCCGGATTCTTATCGACGATGGCGTAGCCGTTGGAGTGCAGCGCGTTGAGCAGCCCCCCCTCGCCGATGACGTAGGCGGTGCCGTCTGGCTTCTGCATCGCCAGGAAACGGGCGGTGGCCATGGCGCAGGTGAAGATGTGCTCCTCGCCCGCCGGGATGCCCATCCGGCTGAGCTTCATGGCCACGTCGCGGCGGGTGCGTTGGCTGTTGTTGGTGAGGAACAAGAAGGGGACGTCCCACTTCTGCAGCATCGAGATGAACTCGATCGCTCCGGGGATCGGCTGGCTGCTGCGGTACACCACGCCGTCCATGTCAATCAAAATGCCTCGACGCATAACATGCCTCAGTAGAGCTGGTTCGCGCGGGATCGCCGCGCGGCGGCCGGTCGCTCCGATAACACCCTCCACCCCTCGCTCGCACGGGGGCCTGGCGGGTCGTACGGGACCGTAGGGGCAGGAGCACGCGGGCTGTTCCGTCCCGCCGGGCCCCGTTACTTGCTCCCAGAATCTCAGCAAGCGAACGACGTGCCAAACCGACCGCTCGACCCCGAACCCCCGGTCTGGGCCCCAAAAATGGAATCCCTAGACCGCAATTCGCTTCTTTGCGCAGCGCCCGGCCAGTTTGCGCAACCGCGACTGCCGGCTTTTTGGGCGTCGACTACGCGCAGCGCGGCGCCAGCACCCGCGCAGCAAAGAGACGATGGCCACGAAAAGGCACAGGAAAGCGCAAAGAAAACATAACCACGGTTAGCACGGATTTCACGGATGGACCACGTCTCTGCGCCGTGCAACAAGACAAACGGCAAGCTGGCTGCGTGCCGGAACAAGCCTTCGGCGTCACTCGATCCGTGTGATCCGTGGTCAACTTTTGCGTGGCGTCAGAGCGCGGTCGCGTCTAGCTTTTTTGTGCCTTTTCGTGGCCCGCTACTTGGTGGCCAACGCGGGTCACGCCGGCGCGCAAAAATGCTAAGTTGGTCGGATGCCCAATCGACTAGCAGACGAGACCAGTCCCTACCTGCTCCAGCACCAGCACAACCCGGTGGAGTGGTACGGCTGGGGAGAAGAGGCGCTGGGCCGGGCGGCTTCTGAGCAGCGGCCGATCTTCCTCTCGATCGGCTACTCGGCGTGCCACTGGTGCCACGTGATGGAGCACGAGAGCTTCGAGAACGAAGCGATCGCCGCGCTGCTGAACGAGCGGTTCATCTGCATCAAGGTAGACCGCGAAGAGCGGCCCGACCTGGACCAGGTTTATATGTCTGCCGTGCAGGCGATGACCGGTCGCGGGGGGTGGCCGATGAGCGTGTTCTTGACGCCCGACCTGCGGCCCTTCTTCGGCGGCACCTACTGGCCCCCCAGCGACCGCGGCGGCATGCCGGGCTTCGACCGCGTGATCTTGGCCGTGGACGACGCCTGGCAGCAGCGCCGCGACGAGTGCCTGTCGACCGCGGCGCAGCTCACCGAGGCCGTCCGCCAAGAGTCGATCCCCTCGCGCGAGGCCGCCCCCACGGCCGACCTGCTGGACGCCGCGGGCCGGCAGCTCGAGCGGGCGTTCGACCCCCGGTTCGGCGGCTTCGGCCCCGCCCCAAAGTTCCCCCACGCGATGGACCTGGGGGTGCTGGTGCGGCTCTGGACCCGCGACCAGCGGCCGGCGTGGCTGGACATGGTCCGGCTGACCCTCGACCGGATGGCCGCCGGCGGCATCTACGACCACCTGGGGGGCGGGTTCGCCCGCTACTCGGTCGACGCCCGCTGGCTGGTGCCGCACTTCGAGAAGATGCTTTACGACAACGCGCTGCTGGCCGGGGCGTACCTCGAAGGCTACCTCGCTACCGGCGACCAGCAGTACCGCCGCGTCGTGACCCAGACGCTGGACTATGTGCTGCGCGACATGACGGGCGCCGAGGGTGGTTTTTTTAGCGCGGAGGACGCGGACAGCCTGCCCCACGGCGCCATGGCTGAGGCCCCGGCGGCCGACGCCGACGGCTCGCCCGGGCATGCCGAGGAGGGGCTGTTCTATACCTGGACGCCTGAGGAAGTAGCGGCCGTGCTGGGGACGGAGCGGGGCGAGCGGTTTTGCCGTGTGTACGAAGTCACCCAAGAGGGCAACTTTGAGGGGCGTAGCATCCTCAACCTGCCGAAGTCGATCGCCCAGCAAGCGGCGCTGCTTGAGGTCGACGAGGCCGAGCTGGCCGGTGAGCTGGCGGCGATGCGGGCAGAGCTGCTGGTGGCCCGCGACGCGCGTCCGCGGCCGGGGCTCGACGACAAGGTGATCGTCGCCTGGAACGGCCTGATGATCGACGCGCTGGCCCGCGCCGGCGCCGCGCTGGACGAGCCGCGCTACACCCAGGCCGCTACCCGGGCGGCAGAGTTTCTGTGGTCGGCGGCCCGCGACGGCGATCGGCTGCTGCACACCTGGCGCGGCGGCCGGGCAAAGCTGGCCGCTTACCTCGATGACTACGCGGCGCTCGCCAACGCGTGCGTTTCTCTTTACGAGGCGACGTTCGAAGAAGTCTGGATCGACCGCGCAGCGAGCCTGATCGATCAGGTGCTCGACCGGTTTGCCGACCCCGCCGGCGGCGGCTTCTTTTACACCGCCAGCGACCACGAGACGCTGATCGCCCGCAACAAGGACCTGATGGACAACGCCACCCCCGGCGGCAACTCGCTGGCCGCCACGGCGCTGCTGCGGCTCGGCCGACTGCTGGGAGAAACTCGCTACCTGGAGGCGGCCGACCAGACGCTGGGCGCCTGCTGCGGCGTGATGGAGCGCGCGCCCTCGGCCGCGGGCCAGGCGCTGCAGGCGCTCGACCTGCAGGTCGGCCCAACGGTAGAGCTGGTGTTCGTCGGCGGGCCGAGCGAGCTAGCGGCCGCGGCGCACAAGAAGCTGTCGCCGCGGAAGGTGGTCGCGTGGCGGGCGGATGCGGAGCAGGGGGGAGCGGCGCGCCTCGACG from Pirellulimonas nuda includes:
- a CDS encoding thioredoxin domain-containing protein, which translates into the protein MPNRLADETSPYLLQHQHNPVEWYGWGEEALGRAASEQRPIFLSIGYSACHWCHVMEHESFENEAIAALLNERFICIKVDREERPDLDQVYMSAVQAMTGRGGWPMSVFLTPDLRPFFGGTYWPPSDRGGMPGFDRVILAVDDAWQQRRDECLSTAAQLTEAVRQESIPSREAAPTADLLDAAGRQLERAFDPRFGGFGPAPKFPHAMDLGVLVRLWTRDQRPAWLDMVRLTLDRMAAGGIYDHLGGGFARYSVDARWLVPHFEKMLYDNALLAGAYLEGYLATGDQQYRRVVTQTLDYVLRDMTGAEGGFFSAEDADSLPHGAMAEAPAADADGSPGHAEEGLFYTWTPEEVAAVLGTERGERFCRVYEVTQEGNFEGRSILNLPKSIAQQAALLEVDEAELAGELAAMRAELLVARDARPRPGLDDKVIVAWNGLMIDALARAGAALDEPRYTQAATRAAEFLWSAARDGDRLLHTWRGGRAKLAAYLDDYAALANACVSLYEATFEEVWIDRAASLIDQVLDRFADPAGGGFFYTASDHETLIARNKDLMDNATPGGNSLAATALLRLGRLLGETRYLEAADQTLGACCGVMERAPSAAGQALQALDLQVGPTVELVFVGGPSELAAAAHKKLSPRKVVAWRADAEQGGAARLDGLFAGRASDGEPALYVCEQGACQAPIVGEAAIRAWLEKS
- a CDS encoding YiiD C-terminal domain-containing protein codes for the protein MVEPEDSSPPLSGELAELQALIEREIPMTARMGMRVRSAGAEGLVIGMPLEENRNHHRTAFAGSLNALCTIAGWGATYLQVRSMGLQDQASIVARRSAIKYRRPVDSPLIIARCHPVPADLMGYFVEMLLDKRQAKLDLIVEVSGPEEPDVAFTGSYVVQLPD
- a CDS encoding FeoA domain-containing protein; its protein translation is MTPAESIPMSQLPRGGRAVVVSVDAAASDAVRLKSLGLCAGRSVEVMRASDPLIVRVLGSRIGVASHLAAAVLVAAVPVVPAA
- a CDS encoding TIGR01457 family HAD-type hydrolase gives rise to the protein MRRGILIDMDGVVYRSSQPIPGAIEFISMLQKWDVPFLFLTNNSQRTRRDVAMKLSRMGIPAGEEHIFTCAMATARFLAMQKPDGTAYVIGEGGLLNALHSNGYAIVDKNPDYVVVGEGRTLSFEMLEQAVQMVLDGAKLIATNLDPNCPTMTGTRPGCGAIVSLIEVATGVKAFSVGKPSPVMMRTARKEMGMATSETIMIGDTMETDILGGVQMGYRTVLVLTGTTKRDDLKRFAYQPDYVVDSVADLCDADRFMQELLPTMRREDDTPHDMKEWIAAHS
- the feoB gene encoding ferrous iron transporter B — encoded protein: MSTKPDPALTLPVVDQAALPCVALLGNPNAGKTSLFNRLTGLRAHTANFPGTTVEHRRARIELGGAPATLIDLPGVYSLEPSSPDEAVAVAVLRGEEARVPRPDALVVVVDSTNLERNLPLVSQALELGLPTIVALNLTDLADRLGVRIDLRKLSQELGCTLVAVSARTGSGIPELQSAITALLAERPVPVSAPHSCACTTCGGCGYTARFHWAEGVTRASVVETSPRAAAMTDALDTLFTHPVIGLGAFALVMTGFFVLVFWVAQFPMAWMDAAFAWAGGWTQQVMPPGVMQSFVADGVIGGVGGMLIFLPQICLLFFALALLEDSGYLSRASLVMDKLMRRVGLPGKAFVPMLSAHACAIPAIMASRVIEDRRDRLVTIMVLPLLTCSARVPVYALMVGLLFPGSPLTQAAVFAGCYALGAAAAFGMAWVFRKTILKGQPRPLVIELPNYRRPSLRDALLVTMDRAWAFIRNAGTTILLICLVMWALATFPRTPESELPSEVQAQVAQLRQQGDDPAAQALIGQAQLERSFAGAIGRFVQPVFDPLGFDWRMSIGVVSSFAAREAIVSSLSVLYGMGDDGADDQPSLLAKMRAARGPGGGPAFNVPTCLSLLVFYVLAMQCLPTQAVTWRETGTWTWPALQLAYMSVLAYVAAWGTHAAASALLGA
- a CDS encoding Gfo/Idh/MocA family protein; protein product: MPATRRVFLQSSAAAVAASAIAAPARTDANSTIRAAVLGLHGRGRTHVEHLERVPGVEVAVLCDPDEVVLRKAAEDFEKKYGRKVATETDLRKVNDRKDVDVVSVATPNHWHTLATIWACQAGKDVYVEKPGSHNLFEGRKMIEAAKRYDRIVQHGVQLRSNPALQEAVQKMRDGVIGDVYLARGLVYRRRPSIGNKPNATPPKTLNWDLWQGPAQERPYSERYVHYNWHWHWDYGNGDVANQGVHETDMCLWGLGVGLPDEVQAMGGKFLWDDDKETPELLSSCFKYRDAKKMIEFEVRPWDTNDEQGVGVGNLFYGTEGYLAVNGYNGYKTFLGAKREPGPSGSEGDPLGRHFKNFIDAVRSRDASSLNGPVETAHTSSALAHLGNISYRLGRRLEFNPKTETFVGDPEADAMLTRQYREPYVVPEVV